The Acidobacteriota bacterium sequence TGCGATGGGTGCTTGCCGAGCTGCGGAAGGTGTTGGTGTCCCATCCGCAGGTGACCAACGACCCCGCCCGCGTTCGCTTTGCCGGGTTCGGCGCCAGTTCGCTGGATATCGACGTCCTGACCTACGTCAAGACGACGGACTATGCAGAGTTTCTTGCGATCCGTGAGGATATCTATCTGCGCTTCATCGACGTCGTCAATCAGAGTGGGACGGGCTTCGCTTTCCCGTCGCAGACCCTTTATCTCGGTCGAGACGACGGACTGGATGGCGAGCGCACGGCGGCTGCGGAACAAACCGTCGCCGCGTGGCGGGACCGCAGTGAGCTGCCGTTCCCCGATCTGAGCGAATCGATGGTCGACGCCCTCGACGGATCCGCCGAGTACCCGCCGCAGGGTTCGGCGTCCGCACGACGGACCGGTTCCTCCGCAGGGGCCGAGTCGGACGACTAGCTACAGGCCGGAACCACCCTGGAGCCGGCTGTTGCCGGCCCGACCAGGGATCCGCAGGTCGATCGAATCCGGACCAGGTAGTAGTAGATCGAAGCGGGAACGGAACCGTCGCTTGCCGTGATGGCGGAGGTCCCGTCCTCGACACAGGTCGACCCACTCCAGTCCGTCGCGCTGCCGGAGCGAAGCAGGTCGTAGGTCGGGGTCGTCGTTCCGGAATCGACGGGCTGCCGCCAGGCAAACCCGGTCGGTGACGCAGACTCGACTCGCAGTTTCACGGGCTCCGGCGGCTGACTCCAGATGGCGGGATCCGCCACCGCGCAGTCGACGGCGTCGCCGACGCCGTCGAGATCTCCATCGACGCCACCCTGGGAGACCGTCAGAAGTTGGTTGGCGGCGACATTCAGGAGTGTGCTCTCCGTCCCGTCGGTCCAGCGGATGACCAGCGGAGAGACCGTCGATGACGAGCCGAGGCCGAAGTGCGCCTCCGCTGCATTGCCCGAGAGATAGCTCTCGCCGGAAACGATGTCGCGACGATGGGTGGTCCCACCGATGGTGGCCAGCAGGCGCGCTCCCACGCCGTCACGATTCAATCCCGGACGCTGAACGAGCCGGACGGACAGGTAGTTGTTGGACTGTCCGCTCGTGTTCTCGTACAGCCTTGAGGGATCGAGCAGGTTGCCGACGACGAGATCCTCGTCACCGTCCCGGTCGTAGTCGAACGCGATCAACGCTCTGGAATCATCCGGTGCCAGGAGACCCACGCCGTCGTCCCGGGTGAACTGACCCGACCCGTTGTTGCGGAAGAAGACGGACGGGGTGTCCAGGAGTGCCGAGTTGGGTAGGCCGACAAGAGCGATGAACTGCTGGAAGCCCGACACGACGACGAGGTCCAGGTCACCGTCGTTGTCCGCATCCGTGAAGTCCGCGCCCCACCCCCAGTAGGTGTCGGCGACGCCCCGCGCGCCGGCCTCGTCGTTGAAATAGACGGTCCCGGTGGCCGCGAACTCGTTGACGTTCATGGCATTGAACTGGGTGGTGCCGAAATAGAGATCCGGGTCCGTAATATTGCTGGCGAAGACATCGAGGTCCAGGTCGTTGTCGATGTCTCCGACCGCAAGACCCATGTCGTTTCCGGTGTGAGTCGCCCCGACCGCCATCGACCGATCGAAGAAGCGCCCCCCGACGTTGTTGTAGTAGGCGTCGGCCGTATGATCGACGGCGACGAAGATGTCCGGATCGAGGTTTCCGTCAAAATTGGCGATGACCGCCCCGAAACTGTCCCGCGCGAACAGCGGAATGTTGGTCGCGGTCACGTCCTCGAACTGCAAACTCCCAAGGTTCAGGTAGACACGGTTCCACGCGTCAAACTCCGGGGAGCCGGAGCCGACCTCGCGGGTCCAGGCCGGAACGTAGAGATCGAGGAGGCCATCGCCGTCGAAGTCGGCGATCGATAAACCGCATCGAAAATAACCGACCGGGTCGAACCCCGAACCGGCCGTGACGTCGGTAAAGACTCCGGTGCCGTCGTTTCGGTAGATCTTGCTTGTCGGGTAACTACCGCTGCCGTCGTCGTCGTTGACGAGGACCAGGTCGACATCGCCGTCGTTGTCGAGGTCGGCAAATTGAGCGACCCGCGAGAGGCCCGTATCTCCCAGCCCCGAACTGACGGTCTCGTCCTTGAAACGCTTCGCACCGACGTCCAACTCGTTGACGAACAGGCGGTTGGTGCGACCGAGCTGGTCGAGCATGAGGACGTCCAGATCGCCGTCGCCATCCACATCGCCGACGGCCAGACCCGTCCCCATGTTTCGCTGCAGCAGGTCGGCGCCGGTCGATGCGAGCGCCGGGAATGTGGGGCCATAGTCGGAGACAAAATTGAATTTCGTCGCCGCGGCGTCTTCGACGTAGGTCTGAGCCAACGCGGGAGACACAAGAGCCACGAAGGCCAGCGCGAACACTGACCAAGCCGCGACGACAAACGCTGATCGTCCCATGATCTCACCCCCCCAGGAGCTATCGAACGTTTATATACCGCGCATGGAGCGGACGAATCCGGAAAAAAAATGCCCGCGACAAAAACGCAGCTATTCGTAGCCAAGCGCGTCGATAGGGTTCAGCCGGGCCGCATTGACCGCCGGGTAGGTCCCGAACACGATCCCGACCGTGACGGAGAAGCTGAAGGACAGCAGGATCGAGAATCCGGTCACGACCGTGGACCAGTCCGATAACGCGGAGACGCCCTGAGCGATGCTGATCCCCAGGATCACGCCCAGCATGCCGCCGAGCAACGAGATGAGGACCGCCTCAAACAGGAACTGCGAGAGGATGTCGCGCCGTCGAGCGCCGATGGCACGGCGAACGCCAATCTCCCGAGTTCGCTCCAGAACGCTGGCCATCATGATATTCATGATCCCGATCCCACCGACCAGCAACGAGATCCCGGCGATCCCACCCATGACGATGTTGAAGATCCGTCGCGTCCTGCGGCTCTGATCCAGAAGGTCTTGCGGGACGATGATCGTGAAATCACGTTCGCCGCCATGGAGATCCTCAAGCACCTCATCGATGATCCGGGTGGTGCTTTCGATCGATGCGCCGTGGGCGACCTGCAACACGATCTCGTCGAGTTCGCTCGAGAGTGTGGAAAGCTCGTACATCTTGAGAGCCGTGCTGATGGGAATGAAGACCGAGTTGTCCGCACTGTCGAGATCGACACCCTGGAACGAGTCCTTGGCGAGGATCTGCGGGGCGAGCAGTCCGACGACCGTAAACCACGTATCGCTGATCTTTACGGGTCGGCCGATCGGGTCCTCGAAGGCAAACAGCTCCTCGCGAGCGCGATCCCCGAGGACGCAGACACGCTGGAAGCCGTCCGATTCATCGGCATCGAAGAGAGTGCCCCGAGAGATCGAGAGGTTCGAGAGTTCGAAGTAATTGCGGCCGACTCCAAGAACCGCCCCCTCGCTGCGGCCATGGGGCGAGAGGACCCGATCGACTCGGATTCTCTTCTGGGCGCTTGCAAGCGTAATGTCCCGGGCGACCATCCGCATGTTGTCGATGTCGGTTCGCTTCAGGCCCTGACTACGCTCTCGGATCGTGAATAGATCCTCGTTGTCGACCGCCTTCTCGCGAATGAGGATGTTCCGGAGGCCCATCGCGTCGATCATCTCGAGGGCCTCGGCCTGTGCACCTGCCCCGATCGACAACATGGAAATTACCGCACCCACGCCAAAGATCATCCCGAGCATGGTCAGGAGTGAACGCAGTTTCTGCCTGACGAGGTTTCCGCCTGCGGTCCGCAGGTACTCGAGGAAGTGCATTCGCCGGGCCCCCTAACCTGCGTCCGGCGAAGAGGAGGCATCCTCGGAGTCGCGGGCGAGTTCGACATCACCGAGGACGACGCGCTCGCCGGCGGCCAGTCCCTCGTCGATCACCACTCGAACGCGATCACCGGTCCCGGGAACCACGGGTCGACGCACAAATTGGCCGTTCTCCGCTACCACGACAAACTGTTGTTCACCCTCTCCGCGCAATGCCGCGCGCGGGACGACGATGCGATCCTCGACGCGGCCGGCCGAGACTTGCGCGGTTCCCTTCATCCCGGGCTTCAGAAGACCTGCGGGGACGTCGGTCAGGGCGACGCGTATTTCCGTGAACTTGACGGGAGACCCTCGCTCGATGGGACGGGAGAGCTCGGCGACGTGGTCCACCTTACCTGCGAACACGTGTCCGGGGCGGGCGTCGATGCGTACCTCTGCGTCGGCACCCTTCTCTATGCGGGCGGCGTCACGCTCCGCAACGAATGCCGTCAATGCGGCACTGTCCGGATCGACGATCGACATGATGACATTTCCCGAGAACAGCGAGTCGCCCACACCGACCGAGGCTCCTCGCCAGTTCTTTCGATAGAGCACCAGACCCGAGAGCGGGGAGCGAAGTACCATGTTGCCAAGACTGGTCTCGACACGGCTGATGTTGCCGCTTACCTGCTCTTTCTCCACATCGAGGATCCGTTCCTCGATCTCGTAAAACTCACCCCGGAGCTGGATGCTTGCATCGGCAAACACGATCGTCTCCTCGGCGTCATCGAGTCGAACCTCGTCTTCAAGCATCTCCTGCTTGCTGTAGATCGTCGTGTCCACGATCTGAAACGCAGAGACGTTGTCGCGCTCGAGCTCTGCGACCTCACGCATCACGCTCAGGGTCCCCTCGGCGATTTCCGCGTTGAGATCGTTTCCCGTCAGCCGTTGCTCGGATGACGCGAACGACGCCCGATGGTTTTCCAGGTCGATATTCAGTTTCGTGTCGTCGAAGGTGACGACGACATCGCCCTTCTTGACCAACGTACCCTCCCGCGCCAGATCCTTGACCTGCAGCGCGCCGGTCGGAACTCGCGGGACCGCGATCGGCGAAGCATCCGTGGCTTCGAGATAGCCGTCTGCCGGGACGTACAGGTGGATAGACGTCGTCTCCGCCACGATGAGGACGGTGTCGTCGACGGGAGGATCGCCACATCCGGCGATCAACAGCAGCCCGAGGGTCAGGAGACCTGCGCAGCGTAGATTCATGAGCGTTCCGGCAATTGCAATCGATCGCCTTCCTTCAGGCCCTCGCGAACGATGACCCGCTCGGCGCCTCGTTCGCCGAGAACGATCGATTGCCTTCGGGTGCCTCCCGATCGTGCGACGGCGACCCACGTTCCATCCGCGTCCTTGCGGACCGCCGCAAGAGGAATCGTGAGTTGTCCCACGACGCGACGGGTCTCGACTCGAACGGTCACGCCCATTCCGGGTCGCAAGACTTCGGTGTCGATCTCATGCAATGGGAGGATGGCATCGAAGATCTTGCTGCGATCCTGAATGGAGCGCTCTCGAACGATCTTGCCGATGCTGCCGACACTGGTGGAGAGGACCATCCCGGGAATCGCGTCGATCTTGATCTCAGCAGGCTGCCCGGGCGCGACGGCGGCCGCATCTGCTTCGAGGACGGTGGACTCGACCTGGAGAGTCGATACGTCAGCCACACGAATGATCTTGGCCAACATCCAGACGGCCTCGCCTACCTCCCAGCGGTCCCCGTTCCGCTTAGGGATGTAGACGACGAGGCCACCGACCGGGGAGGGGATGTTGAATTTGTCTCTGACCTCCTCGTAGTAGGCGATGCGGTCCTCGCTGAATTTCTGTTTGGCGTCGAGCAACTGAAGGGATGAACGTACCCACTCCTGTTCGAAGCCGATCTTCTCCTGCAGAAACCCGACGCGACGCCGGGCCAGATCTCTTCGCAACTCGTTCTCGCGGACTTCAAGAGAAGAGACAAGGCTCTCCGGAACTGAGAGATCGAGATCCACCAGTTTCAGTTCGCCCTCGGCGCGAACGAGGTCAAGACGCAATTCCCTCAGCGCGACGTCGAGGTTCCGTTGCTCCTTGTCCTTTGTCTGTCGTGTGGTCTCGAGCGTCGCCCGCTCGATTCGCAGCCGATCTTCCAGATCCGTCGCATCGAATCGAGCGACGACGTCGCCTTCCTTGACCCAGCTTCCTTCCGGAATCATCCAGGTCAAGTTGTACCGCCAGACATCCCTCACCGATGGGGGTCCGATCTCGATATGGATCTTGGACTCGAGTTTCCCGGGCGCCTCGACGACGAGCGGTAGGTCACCACGCTCCACCCGCGCCCATCGCGAACCTTCGCTCGACCTTGACCCGAGGACGACGACCACGAGGATGACGATCGCAAGGGCGGTGAAACCAAGATAGCGAGCGCTTCGGCGACTCATGGCGCCGCATCCTTCACGCCGGTCGCTCCGCCGGCCTCAGGCGCCGTGACGGTGAGCTGGGACCACGCATCCTCCGTCAGCAGGTAGTGGGTCGAATTGCGTGCGATCGGATCGATCGTCGTTCTTCCCGAGGCCGTGAAGAGCCAGTACGTCTCTCCATCGCTCGCGACCGAGCCACGAGCGACGAGTGGAGCGTCGGCATGTCGATCGAGCACGACCCGGCCTCTGGCCGACATGCCGGGCTTCATCATCCCGTCACTCCAGGTCTCCGAGAGAGTCGCCTCGACGCGGAAGATGGCGATCTTCGAACTGTCACTGCGACGCACGGCCATCGAGGGGATATGTTCGATCTGTCCGGAAACCGTTTGGCCGGGGAAAGCGTCGAGGTCGATCTCGATCGGCATCCCGACTTCCAGTTGCGGGGCATCGACCTCGTTGACCAGAAAGACCGCCTTCATCTCGCTCAGGTCCGGCAGACTCACCAGGACCTGGCCCGGCCAGCAGGAATCGCCCTCCTGGTGCTTCGTCGTCGTCCTGTCCCGGGTGGCGAAGACGACCAGCCCGGCTGCCGGCGCCTGAATCGTCAGAAGGGACAGATCACTGCGGGCGGTCCGCAGATCTTTCTTCTTCTTCTCGCGATCGATTCTCAGGACCTCGGCCTGGGTGGTTCCGCGTCCCTGCGTCAACGCCAATCGCTCTTGCGTCTCGGCCAGCGACTCCTCGGCCTTCGAGAACGCCAACTGCCGCTCGCTGTACTCTTTTCGCGAGAGCACCTCCGGGTCGATCGACGCCAGCAGCGCCGCGCGATCGCGCTCGAACTGCTTCTCCGCCAACTCGATCTCGAGGTCTTTCAGCTGGCTGGCCAGCTGGTTGTGCGACGAGAGGATGGCGATCTCGGCGTTGAGGATCTCTGCCTCGAGGACACGCACACGATCGGCCAGTGACGAGTCGTCGAATCCGATCAGTGGATCCCCCGGTTCGACCGTGGAGCCCTCGTCCGCCATGAACAGAATGCGTAACTGGAACATGGCGGTCTGTGGCGACTTGACCTCGATGGAGCGAACGGCCTCGAGTTCCCCGGTGAGGAGGAGGGATCGCTCGAACGGACCGCGCTCGAAGACCGCCGACCGGGTGACGCTCGGCGTCGATTGGGACCCGGCGGGAGCGTCTTCGGTCCCCCCACAGCCCAGAATCGCCAGGAGGGCGGCCGATAGGCAGGCCGCACGAATTCTCACCGAAAGACCCATGAATCACTCCCGATCGCCGCAGCTCAGTGTAGCCCACCGCAGCGGGCGCGGCGATCAGTCCAGGTGGAAAT is a genomic window containing:
- a CDS encoding ABC transporter permease, which gives rise to MHFLEYLRTAGGNLVRQKLRSLLTMLGMIFGVGAVISMLSIGAGAQAEALEMIDAMGLRNILIREKAVDNEDLFTIRERSQGLKRTDIDNMRMVARDITLASAQKRIRVDRVLSPHGRSEGAVLGVGRNYFELSNLSISRGTLFDADESDGFQRVCVLGDRAREELFAFEDPIGRPVKISDTWFTVVGLLAPQILAKDSFQGVDLDSADNSVFIPISTALKMYELSTLSSELDEIVLQVAHGASIESTTRIIDEVLEDLHGGERDFTIIVPQDLLDQSRRTRRIFNIVMGGIAGISLLVGGIGIMNIMMASVLERTREIGVRRAIGARRRDILSQFLFEAVLISLLGGMLGVILGISIAQGVSALSDWSTVVTGFSILLSFSFSVTVGIVFGTYPAVNAARLNPIDALGYE
- a CDS encoding efflux RND transporter periplasmic adaptor subunit, with the protein product MGLSVRIRAACLSAALLAILGCGGTEDAPAGSQSTPSVTRSAVFERGPFERSLLLTGELEAVRSIEVKSPQTAMFQLRILFMADEGSTVEPGDPLIGFDDSSLADRVRVLEAEILNAEIAILSSHNQLASQLKDLEIELAEKQFERDRAALLASIDPEVLSRKEYSERQLAFSKAEESLAETQERLALTQGRGTTQAEVLRIDREKKKKDLRTARSDLSLLTIQAPAAGLVVFATRDRTTTKHQEGDSCWPGQVLVSLPDLSEMKAVFLVNEVDAPQLEVGMPIEIDLDAFPGQTVSGQIEHIPSMAVRRSDSSKIAIFRVEATLSETWSDGMMKPGMSARGRVVLDRHADAPLVARGSVASDGETYWLFTASGRTTIDPIARNSTHYLLTEDAWSQLTVTAPEAGGATGVKDAAP
- a CDS encoding efflux RND transporter periplasmic adaptor subunit gives rise to the protein MSRRSARYLGFTALAIVILVVVVLGSRSSEGSRWARVERGDLPLVVEAPGKLESKIHIEIGPPSVRDVWRYNLTWMIPEGSWVKEGDVVARFDATDLEDRLRIERATLETTRQTKDKEQRNLDVALRELRLDLVRAEGELKLVDLDLSVPESLVSSLEVRENELRRDLARRRVGFLQEKIGFEQEWVRSSLQLLDAKQKFSEDRIAYYEEVRDKFNIPSPVGGLVVYIPKRNGDRWEVGEAVWMLAKIIRVADVSTLQVESTVLEADAAAVAPGQPAEIKIDAIPGMVLSTSVGSIGKIVRERSIQDRSKIFDAILPLHEIDTEVLRPGMGVTVRVETRRVVGQLTIPLAAVRKDADGTWVAVARSGGTRRQSIVLGERGAERVIVREGLKEGDRLQLPERS
- a CDS encoding CRTAC1 family protein; the protein is MGRSAFVVAAWSVFALAFVALVSPALAQTYVEDAAATKFNFVSDYGPTFPALASTGADLLQRNMGTGLAVGDVDGDGDLDVLMLDQLGRTNRLFVNELDVGAKRFKDETVSSGLGDTGLSRVAQFADLDNDGDVDLVLVNDDDGSGSYPTSKIYRNDGTGVFTDVTAGSGFDPVGYFRCGLSIADFDGDGLLDLYVPAWTREVGSGSPEFDAWNRVYLNLGSLQFEDVTATNIPLFARDSFGAVIANFDGNLDPDIFVAVDHTADAYYNNVGGRFFDRSMAVGATHTGNDMGLAVGDIDNDLDLDVFASNITDPDLYFGTTQFNAMNVNEFAATGTVYFNDEAGARGVADTYWGWGADFTDADNDGDLDLVVVSGFQQFIALVGLPNSALLDTPSVFFRNNGSGQFTRDDGVGLLAPDDSRALIAFDYDRDGDEDLVVGNLLDPSRLYENTSGQSNNYLSVRLVQRPGLNRDGVGARLLATIGGTTHRRDIVSGESYLSGNAAEAHFGLGSSSTVSPLVIRWTDGTESTLLNVAANQLLTVSQGGVDGDLDGVGDAVDCAVADPAIWSQPPEPVKLRVESASPTGFAWRQPVDSGTTTPTYDLLRSGSATDWSGSTCVEDGTSAITASDGSVPASIYYYLVRIRSTCGSLVGPATAGSRVVPACS
- a CDS encoding efflux RND transporter periplasmic adaptor subunit, which produces MNLRCAGLLTLGLLLIAGCGDPPVDDTVLIVAETTSIHLYVPADGYLEATDASPIAVPRVPTGALQVKDLAREGTLVKKGDVVVTFDDTKLNIDLENHRASFASSEQRLTGNDLNAEIAEGTLSVMREVAELERDNVSAFQIVDTTIYSKQEMLEDEVRLDDAEETIVFADASIQLRGEFYEIEERILDVEKEQVSGNISRVETSLGNMVLRSPLSGLVLYRKNWRGASVGVGDSLFSGNVIMSIVDPDSAALTAFVAERDAARIEKGADAEVRIDARPGHVFAGKVDHVAELSRPIERGSPVKFTEIRVALTDVPAGLLKPGMKGTAQVSAGRVEDRIVVPRAALRGEGEQQFVVVAENGQFVRRPVVPGTGDRVRVVIDEGLAAGERVVLGDVELARDSEDASSSPDAG